TCCTTGACCGTCAAGATCTAGAGATTACCGTGAGACCCTTAAAGAACAAAGCTAAGTGAATCGGACGAGATGAAAATAATTGCTGACCAGAATACCTAGAATAGCAACCCCTGTAGTTGCCCACATTCTTAGTCTTCTTAATCAAAGCCTTGGCCTGCCCAACCTTTTGAACTCCCTAAACTTTTTCATATAGTCGATCACCTTATTTGAAGTCATGTGCATGGATAGAACCTGCAACTCAGTGTTCCGTCCCTTAAAATATAACCAGATCCTATTCTCTTCAGTCCCTAACAACTAAGTAGCATAGCAAGATAGAGCATGAAACTTGTCCTTAAAGGCTGCAAGTGACATATTATCGTGCTTAAGGGTCAGAAATTCATCTTTCTTAGGATCTATCAAAGTATGAGGCACATACTTCTCTAGAAATAGGGCATTAAACTGAGCCCAAGTTATAAGAGGCAATACTGACAACCGACACTCCACATGAGCTATCCACCACTACTTAGCATCCCCTTGcaattgaaaattcataaactaTATCCCATGTTGTTGTACAATGTCCAGCTTATGCAAACACTCATAGCAGGCAAGGATGAACTCAAACGCATCCTTATTCTCTGAACCTTAGAATATTGGAGGCTTCAATTTTAGGAACTTGGTCAATATCTCATGTTCCGTCCCAAATATAATAGGACCTAGTAACAGACGAAAGAACATATAAGTGCCCAAAGCTTCATCCATCTAGGGGACTGTAGTATCAATGAGATGAGTACATGGAGCCTAAGTAGCCGGCACTACAGGAGCAGCTCCTGTGCCTGCCAACCCACTCAAAAATGCTAGCACCTACTAAACCACCTTAAAATTCATAAGGGGAAGTCCTGCACCCCCGACCTATGTTGCTACTTTTGGTTCTGCACCATCCTCAACTTCCATCTCAACCTCTTTCTCAATATTTTATTGGGGTAGGGGAGAGATTATTTGCCTTGGCTCAAATATCGCTTGAGCTCCACCCCTGAGGGGTATTATTCTCccttttcccctttttcttcccCTGCCTCTGACTCTGCCCTATCCTCGTGCTGTCAGTTCTGCAGTTGGAGCTACAACCTTTTCACCATTGCATCTAGCATCGACCATCTATGAATAAAAGAGTGAAGGAAGTCAGATACTAATTTAGATCTTCATGAGGTTAGATACTAATTTAGACcgtcagataccaattggaatcaagctATAGCACGAAGGAAGGAAGAGAAGACATTTTCCTAAAATTTTATAACCACTTTAGAAAAGTACAAACGTCTCCATACTATtctacaagactctactagactcattttggtacgaGGAGATTAACAAACCTAGACCTATGATACCAGCTTTGTCACGATCCAGACCATCGTAAGTGATACCCATACTAACCTAATAATTAACCTATTAAACCATTTTAAGAAAGCAatcttattaatttaaaataatatccatgaaacataaataaaaatctgcGGAAAGAAACCCCTAGAATTTGAAAGTCGAGGCACCAAAACTCTAATAGTCAAGAATACGGAATGAAacccccaaaaaagaaaaacaaagtcTAAAATGTCTTAGTCCGTACAGATTGACTAAGAGACATAGAGGAATACATGGCAGCCCAGAAGAAGTTGCTCACCCTTGGATTTAGAATATGGAAGTCTCACAATTGAGATCATGAAGCAACTGCTTAAATATGCCCAATACTCAACCaagaaagagcaagtgcagtatcagtacacaaaattaaCAGTGAACTAGTATGAATTCTAAAGATATAAATGTAAGTAAGTAACCGAATACAGTAATACAAACCAATACATACATCAACAAATCGTCCATATAACAAGACTCTAAGTCACGACTTAGCATTCAGATAAAGCATGTCCCACATGATCACAAACAACCCAGTTCGCTTAAGGAATCAAAACATATAAACACTATCAAATATGTAACAGGCGTGGTACCCGAGCCAAAAAATGAGTAATTTATACCAAGCATCGTTCCTGAACTAACAGGAGATATCCCATACTAGTTGTAGTACCCCAGGCAACCAATAATATGTACCAAGCATGGTTCATAAGCCAACTAAGAGATATCATGTACCAGGCGTGGTACCCGTGACAATCGATAATCTATACCAGGCATGGTACTCGAGCCAATCAACAGTCtcaaataatatacaaaattaCAATCACAATAAAACAACTACACTTGTAAGCCACAAGTAAAATAAACAAGTTTATTGTATGAGATTGACAACATGATATCATTTCACATTCATTCCTATATTTTCCCGGCATGCATTGTACAAGTAATACTATAAAACAATTAACATGCACACATCACATAACTTGAAAAacaaacaaccatcacctacctagAATTAAATTTTGGAAGCTCTATTGAGCATGAACCCTCTCCTTGTTACGAATCCTGatttgttcttggtctagaaataaTACACAATATAAAGAATCAATGAAATGTCCTAAATATTTCTGTATTACTACTTATTCCTAACCCTCATGAAAAATTCATGATCTTTCCATTCATTGCAGGgcttttccaccattaattcaCCTAAACTACCAATTCCATAGTTAAAATAGTGAATTacgataaataaaataagaataatcaTTCTTAAGCACATCACAAGGTTTTATAGCCTAAAGTCCTCATTAACCCAATTTTTCCACCTTAGGATGGACCCATACCCTCTCCTAGGCCGAACAAGAATGAATACCACACAGAAGAGTCAAGACCAGGCTACCTAATGGAATCACAATTACTACATCTAAGGCCTAGAAATCAAAGTAACGGATTATGAGAGAGATTTGCTTACCTTTACGAATGATTACGATCAAGAACATGTTAAATTCTCCCTAGGTTTCCCTTGCTTTTTTTCGAAATTCAACTGTCGAgtaataaattgatttggtGTATTTTCTACATTAAATGCGACTTACCCCGCTATAGCGGCCCGATCCCGCCATAGTGGCATCGCCATAGCGCGATTAAGAGCTTTAATGAGAATTAATTCCCTTGCAGTAGCGATCTGTCACCTGCTTTAATGGTTTGTCCGGGAAAGAAATTTAGAAATATCTCAAAAATTACCCTTTATATAACACACCTTTGAACTTTGACGTTTCGAACCAACCCTTTCACGTTAGGTTCGATATCGGGAGTTCCACTCATCCAATTCACTTTTAAAAAGTCCTACAGACTCCTTAACATCTTAGCTAATGTAAACACCAACTCAAACTTAGACATTAACCGCAATCCTTTTTTAGATTGTCCTCGACTTCACCTTACTTAGAAATTATCTAAAGCTAGCCAGTCTGAATTTTTCAACTCACTACTGCAAAGTTTTCTAGCCCAATTCCTTTTACCATTGGCTCCCCCATAATGACAGAAAGGATCATTACATTTGACCGTACACCACACATACTATTGTTACAAGTATCAAAACACATACATGTACTATTCGATAAAAGAATAAATCTCAATCGAAAACAATATTTGAAAAAGTAATAAGTATATTAATGCATGATAACATAATTTAAAGGTAATGTAATTAATCAAAACACTCAAAGTTAgggttgtgtttttttttttggaaactcCAAAAAAACTTGCAGCCGCTACAACTATTGCCACAGCCTCTACCCTTTGGGTGAGCACATTGTGTGCACTCGGTAAACCCTTCATTGTGCAATCTCTCGCAAACCACACAGGAGATGTAAAATACACTAGGTAAACCTCATGCGATGAGCTAGATTGAGAAAGCATTAGGGGGGTTCGAATTCGCGACCTCCACTTTGGAAGTCTcccctcaaatcaactcaaccaCACCCGAAGGTGCTATTAGGGTTGTGTATTGATCAGTTCTATTTGACACGATCAAGGTCATCAATTTGACTTATTGGTTATTGATTTGTAGACATGTTAAATCTTAATAAAACCATTAAGCTGTCGGCTTATTGATTTATTGGTTATTGATCATTATCGGTTCAATCATTAAGATTCACAcaaaaaatcattgaaaatcatttagaACCATGGTGACAAACCAAATGAACCGTGCACATGAGTTGACATAGATTGCATCTTGCTCAAAAGAAAACACTAACACCTTGTTGAATACCCGAGAGTTTGAAACAGTcagaaataaaagtatgaaactAAACCCTAGTTCAAGGATTTTATATATTGAATGATATAAATGtaatttaataatttactaTCGGGTTATCAGTTAATCCGTTAAGAAAAAATCTCAAATCGTTAAAAACTGataaacaatataaaaaaatcaaaatctttATCGAAATTGCTAAATCAATAATCCATTACCGCTAAACTAATAACCTTTTTTCTGTTCGATTTACTAATTTCGATTCCATTTTGAATAGTCCTACTTAAAATTCATGCATGTAGCTATGATAAATTTCTTTTTAGACCaattatattatttcttttagtcaAAATGATCAAATTGTCCTCAATATCCAAACAGAATTGTTGACCCACTGTTTATTCCTTCTTATAAAATAGTACTCCTACATCCCAATTTATATGAGTTAGTTTAATTTGATACgtagtttaagaaagaaatatttttaaaacttatggtttaattaaagaaattataaatgTTTGTGTAgatataaatcatttcattaagcataaaatagataatttaaaattaaattgttactaaatataaaaatatattatttttttagattgattaaaagaaaaataagtcaTATAAATTAGGATAGAGAAAATAGTAAAGTAAAATGTAGAAGCATCGCTTGATTAAGTAATAAAGTTATCTCGTTTAATATTCTTGTTCCCACTATAATTTTCACACGGTCAGTATAACTATGGAATAAGAAAAGTATAGAGTACTCaaattaaaagaatttttgATTGGGATCCATTTAATGTGCTCTCCCACtccagaaaaaaaattatatcaaaccaagccaaaaataaataaattacttccCAAACGAGCTGTCCTTATATGAGCTTGGTGACATACAGAAAATATCCAAAACTATTAATTATTTTCCATATCTTATAAActtcatttatatatattataatctTCTAACATTGAATAAATTGGATCTAAATTCATCTTCTTCAATGGAGCAAAAGAATTCACACCCAAAGTGGGAAGCTAAAGTGTCAACAAGGTTACAAAAGGCAAGCGcaaatcaaatattttctcttttcaaagatttttttgGCCTAAACAAATGGTTTCCTAGCTTGTCAACATGTTATGGCATCCATGGTGAAAATGGCAAGGTCGGTTGCATACGATACTGTACCGGATTCTCCCTCCCTCCGGAGAGTGGTGGTGTCGCCACCGGAGAAGCCCCAGTGAGCGGTTGGTCCAAGGAGAGGCTGGTGGCTATTGATCCAATTGAGAGGATATTAAGTTATGAGATGGTGGATTGTAACATTGGGTTCAAGTCATACTTTTCGACGGTCAGGATTGTCCCAAATGAAGTTGATGGTCAAGATGGATGTGTGATCGAGTGGTTTATCACTGTTGATCCAGTTAAAGGGGTGAGATTGGAGGATTTGGTCAATAAGTATGATGTTGGCCTGCAGAGAATGGCTAAGAACATGGAAAATGCCCTAACAAGTTCATAAGTTTTTATATTTGtgatttcttgttttattttttcctaTGTCATCTATAGATAATAAGTGAATTCTACTAAATAAATGCACCAATTAATAGACATCGTGTAGAAGTACAATTAAATTGTGTGGATACAATAATTCCATTAAGATTATTGGCAAAACTAAATTTCTGAAATTTTAATAGACATATTTCGCTGTTTTCTCTATCCAAAACGGGGTAACTTGCAATTTCACCCCGAATGTCGACTCTCTTTTATGATTTATACCTTGggtgaaaattatttatatcctcaactttattttaaaatcaaattttccTTTCAATCCTCTCTTCCTCAGTGCTTACCAACTGTGCAGCGTAACGAGACAGAGCATAGAACTAAGCCTCATACACGGCTACAGTCATGCTACCTTTCTCAAGGTCCATGAACTCATCTTTCTTTCGATCCCTCAAGATCCAAGGCACATGTTTCTACAAAAAATAAGGCATTGAACAGGGTCCAAGTGAGTGGAGGTAAGAACGATGATTGACATTCCACAAAGGCTCTCCACCACTCGTTTTGCTTCGCCCTGAAGCTGaaaagtcacaaactcaacCCCATGTTGGTGCACAATACCCAACTTGTGAAGTCTCTCATAGCAATCCAAGAAGACTTCGTAGGCATCTTCATTCTCAGAACCATGAAACACTGGAGGCTTTAGCTTCAAATACTTGGTTAGAATTTTGTGCCCAACGTTAGTAATCACAAGACCCAGAAATGGACGGAAATAGGCATCAGTACCTAATGTTCTATCTATTATAGGGACTGTAGCGGCAACAGAATGAGAAACTGGAGCTTGAGCAACTTCCACCGTGGGAGTGGTTCCAGAGCTAGCCAACCCACTCAGAAATGACAATACTTGCTGAACCATTCCTAGATCCAAAGGAGAGAGACCTGTAATCCCAACCTATGCTCCCGTATGTGGTTCACATCCTCCTCAATTTCAATCTCAACATTCTCTTCCACATCATCTTGGGGTGGGGGAGAGGTCGCTCTTCTGGGTACCCTGCCCCTGCCCCTGCCTCTGTTGCATCCTCTTGATGCGGTTTCCGTTGCTGGCTCATTTGCTAGAGTTGTTGTTCTTGCACCGTTGCGACGAGTGTTAACCATTTGCGGACTGAAGAGGGAAAGAGATTAGAATCTagtactctgataccaactttgtcactgttataccccattttaactcgcGTCAAATAATGTACAACATATTagtgattcctaaattatttaacttaaggagtcgccacctaattattttagAGGTAAACTAGGATACGTAAATAATTAACTAATGTAATTCTAAAATACTCCAATTAGTGATCTAATTAACTTATGTGATTTCAGGTAAGagttctagttatcctaaagggaaggggttaAGCATCCTTTAAGATTCGTTAAAAATgattaccggccaaacttaggttaattaattaaaacttaAGAAAAATTTTAACACATGAAAACTCTTTGTATTTGGAGTGAAATGACTTGtgcttttcttttaaaaataataaagagataagtgtcaaaaaacacacctaaactatccttttttttagtttcatacctaaactattgaaagtgtgagtttcatacttaaattatcacttattagtttgagaaacacatttcagtagtgtgtgtaatacactctctctattttttgcaAAAACCTTGCCACATGACATTCcatatggataaaatattttacattgacaaaaattaaataaactattaatattaattaaaagttaaagactaaaatatttttatccccaaaaaaagaaattatttttttaaaaataaaatttaaaatatttttctcacctactccacccccccccctcccccccccctcaCCAGACTATCcccttcttttaattttttaaattttcttatataaattattttttaaaaaaatcatacttcACCCGTCCCCCACTCCTtcctaataaaatattattatttctattttttaaaaaaataaaattatacgcACCCCATCTAACCATCTGctcttaaataatttatttatttatttacgttttttttgttttgagttagatatgtacatatatttttaaaaaaatatactttttacTTGCATaccaaatataatataaataaaaattatattttaagaaaagtcttgtGGCATGCAaaaatactttcttaaaatcatatgcatatatctaacacaaaatgagaaaaacatTGAAAGCAGAGGGTTAGGTGGGGCggggtataatttttttaaaaaaaataaaataatatctaaattactATTTGAAGGGAGGGGGGATGAACTaagaatttttattattatttttttaaaaaaaagagtataGTACACACACAATAAtgagagtgaaataaaagagagatgtgtgtttctcaaactaataagtgatagtttagttatgaaactcacactctccatagtttaggtatgaaactcaaaaaaaaaagaatagtttatgtgtttttgacacttatatCAATGATAAATGATCACTTTTTTAAAACATCATTGTTGAATAAAAAATTTTGCACGAAGTGCACTAAAATATGACCTTTGTACATAAAATAAGTGCATACtttgaaaaatacattttttatgaataggctcaacttaaaataaaattatgatgccctttttaaaaaaattagaaaaataaaaatataccgTCACTAAAATGGTTTGTTTCCAACTAGAGATATCTAAACCCAACATGTATATTCTATTAACTATTtgagaattaaaaaaaacaagcaCATTCAAATCACACAAGCAAATTTAATTGTAACGACCTGTCCCCGTCGTTAtgaataggccaatggggaaggaattTGGCTAGAAgacttcgggtagtaactttaaatttttttagccTAGGTCAAACTTGGACAAATTCTGAGTcaagtgaggtctagggtgatcCGGTAATGAGTGGGGGCTCAGATCTTTTATTTGATCATATGAGCTGATAGTCAAGACATTAAGGAGCCTTTATGGCTTCACGGAATCACtttgggtgagtaaaactctcgaaattAGATTTCACGTGAATGGTATGATTTAAGACGTCATGCATTGAGGGTATGTTGTGAAATGGGAGTTTGAAGCTCAAGTTCCGAACCCTCTATTTTCGTGCATCCCGCTGGAGAGGGATAGACGTGACTTAAGTTggagaaaaaattcaaaattagttTTAGTCATTCCCATTGCATTCTTAAAAGACCATAAGTGACCTAGGGCAATTTTTTCTATTGGTTTCCACCACCCTTTGTGCCAAGGGTAAGTtatttactccctaaacttgtaaattgattcctagaacccatAATCTATGGTGGGTGATCTGTGGGGGAGGGTTTTAGTttgaaactaatggtggaaagtATCCGTAGAATGGGGGTTAGGATCATTGGTTTTGGCCTAGAatgagaattgtgttataatTCATGTTAATTAGGTCATTTTGTTGATCCTTGGTATGCATTTACTGTTTTTTGACCAAAAACTACTtttttagatcaagaacaagCGGAACAAATCCGAAAAAGAAAAGCTCCTACACTTTAGAGTTGTCGAAACTTGAGTTCGAGGTAGGTGTTTATTTTGTTTCTTGTATATGATTCATGTATTTGCTAAATTACTCCattgtatgcatatgtgtatatgaatagggaagcatgctatgaattatgtgaaatgatcacttattGTCCTGACTTATGATAAACCTATTCTTGGTGACATGATGGTTGACTATTGATTGTAATTGTGGTTGTTTTGTATATTTGGactgggtgtcacattccgatacatTTTTGGATAGGGTGTTACGTACCgatacataattggatcgggtgtcacgtttcgacacaaaccttggattgagtgtcatattctgacacataaaTAAGTGGTTGCAAGTCCCATTAGAGGACGCTTATATGAAGTTGCTTGATATTGAGATTGTTGGactgtgatcttgttgagtacTGGTTGAGATAAAAATGGTTAAGtttattctgtatatatgtgcttattatgttggatttacttgtccatgactcGCTTTTAGGCTAACCGAATAATTTTACAAGTacactgttgattttgtgtactaatactacacttgctctgtctttgttgagtacaggacaTATTCAGtcggctgcggagagacctcgcctAGAAGATAGATagttgttcgagttcaagggatATCCATTTCTTTCAGGCTGCCGTGGACTCTCCTTATCCTAATCCTTCTTCCGGGACATAGATTTTTAAACATTTACTTTGAATGACTTTTCTTTGGGATTACATTCCCTTTTCTTAAACTTGTTGGTtgctagagttttggtacgaagACTTTCAGTTCTTAGGTAATTTTTCGCATGTTTTGGGGTTGTTGACTAAACTTTTGCTGAGCTTATGTAGACTCAgccttaattttcttaaattaagaTGCTTTCGTATCTTTACACTTTCATATCTCGTGAATGTTGATAGTTGGGCTGTATAAGTGGTTCGACCACCGGAGAATTAGTGTGGTGCCAGTCACGTCGGATCGGGGTCTTGGCATtaatatataaagaaaaataaataaatatattaatgctAAAATTTAAGTGGCCATGAGTGAGTCCAAGTGAGGCCTGCTTGTTTTTGCTTTGCTTCGGGTAGTCTAGGATGTAGACTCCATGTGCAGATATGACGGTGTCGAGTCCATAAGACTTTATTTTTGCGATAGTCTTTAATTGAGACTCCATTTTTTGCTCCCATGTATATGTagagaaaagagaagataaAAATTAGTAACAACtcatttgattattttaaagaTGATAGTCTATacaaaaatcataaaagaatgTTCAAATAGCCTAAACTGAAGGATATTAATCAGACACATAGTTTATCAAAAAAGATTTTGTATATGGTACTATAAAcactcaaaaatataaaatgttAAACATAAGAAATCAGTTGTTAGAGGATATATGTACTAGAGTTGTCTATTTCAAGTattgtaaagctaacatttatTAAAGGATATAATGCAGTTCAATCCAtacaaatttatataatattagttagtacaatatcatataaaatgTTCAAACAAACAAATTTCACATATTTAATATATTCAGTAACCAAGAAGTTTGATTCCTAATAAAagacatattttaatattattgatAAGGACAAAATCCAAACTTAACTTCTAATACATGCTCATAACAACTTCTAGCAAAGTGAGTTCAATATATGTAAGAACGGAATGTATACATTCAACTTAATAAAATGACTTTCTTTTTGCAAATCCCAACAGAAGAAATTCTCACCAAGACATATTTTACCAATGTGTTATGCCAGCAAACACTATTGCATGCTTTTTATACACAAGATCTtttcaacaaaaatagaaagaaaattagtacaaaataaataataaagtcgattttcacctttttttgagCAGTGAGCAGGGATTTCTTAGGTCTCAAATCTATCGTCGttcttgaaataaaatttagcGAGATAGGAAGGAGAATAAAAAAATGCTTAGTGAAATGATATGCAAATGTGAGTGAATGGTGTTCTTGTGAGTTTAAAAGcttttttctttcccttttaaaaaaatatatgaggtAGTATTTATAGCAATAGAAAAATAAGACTATGATTTCATTTGAGCAGGATTTTGTACATGGCCATTTGAATTCAAAATGGCCATtcacaacaatccaaaatatagcaaaaatgactaaaataaCACCGCATTTTATGATAGGCAAAggcttttaaaattttcaaatgatcAAAGACAAAAGTTACCTTGATAGAGAAAGATGTTGaaaagaatacaaagagagagaagagtttatttcaaaaatgagaGACCAAAATTTGTCCATGGTTGAAAGAGATGAAAGTCAAAGAGATGAGAAAGTGATTTTTGTTTTTGGAGAGATCAACAAAATCTTCCTTTTGTATCATATTTGCAGCAATTTTGgtcaacaaaaaatataaatgtttTTGACTTTTGAAATAGGAATTTGAATTTGCAAGAGATAGAAAAAGGCTTAGTTGAAAAATGGTGAAACCATTTTGACTTAGGATAAAAGCAATAGGGGTGGCTGTTGAACCAAAATTTTTTgcattataatattttctctaaGAACAATTAAAGAAAATGGCTAGATTTGGCAGCCTACTTGACTGAAATATTTTTGGTCTTGTCCTTCTTTAAATTAATTCTTTTAAGCTTCCAAttcaataaatagtaaaatatataattaatatataaaaattaaagaaataatattataacatttcGCTAATGATTTAGCAGAATAATgacttataaataatttaataagtaagaaatttgaaataagaTGATGacaatagaaaattttaaaaggtAATTTTATTACTAACCAAAACAAAGGATCATAAAACAATttgtagtaataataataataacaacaacaacaataacaacaatattattattattattattattattattattattattattattattattattaataataataataataataataataataataagttgtaaatataatggaaaataatagtgaaaataattattaactTAGTAgctcaaacaaaaaatataacttgaaGAAAGGAAGGTCATGTCACGACCCCGACCCGCCGTGACTGGCACCACACTAACCCTTCGATGGAAGAATCATTATTACAGACCAACTATCACATTCATGAGATGCAAGAAGTATAAATGATGCAGAATCAGCATAGTAAATAACAATAaggctgagttcccataaacttagaaaaatctaGTCAACAAACTTAACATGCGGAAAACATCCTTGGAACTAAAAGtcaatcgtaccaaaactctaaacaatgaacaaatctaaaaaaaggaaatgcattccccaaaataaaatcattaaGAGTTAACCAATGTTTGAACATCTAAGTCCCAGAAGAAGGACTAGAAATAAGAGAGTCTACGACACCTTGAAAGAAATAACTCACG
The genomic region above belongs to Solanum dulcamara chromosome 5, daSolDulc1.2, whole genome shotgun sequence and contains:
- the LOC129888350 gene encoding lachrymatory-factor synthase, whose protein sequence is MEQKNSHPKWEAKVSTRLQKASANQIFSLFKDFFGLNKWFPSLSTCYGIHGENGKVGCIRYCTGFSLPPESGGVATGEAPVSGWSKERLVAIDPIERILSYEMVDCNIGFKSYFSTVRIVPNEVDGQDGCVIEWFITVDPVKGVRLEDLVNKYDVGLQRMAKNMENALTSS